The genomic DNA CGCGCCAAGCTGTCGCGCAAGGCCACGGGCTTCGACCAGGAGGCGATCGCGACGCTGATTCTGTCGGGGCGTTTTCTCGGTTTCCTGCCCGACCACTACGCGCAAGTGTTCGAGCAGCGCGGGCTCATGAAGCCCGTGCTGCCGGCGCGCTTCAGCTACGCATGCCGGTTCGTGAGTTTGCTGCGGCGTTCGCCCAAGCCTTCACGGGCGGTGCTGGCGTTTCAGGAGTGCCTGGAGAAGGCGCATGCCTGAATCCGGGGTGCGATCACGCCGACGGAGTGCCTTGCTCCGCGAATGTCCCCCGGCCTGCGGCCTCCTCCTTTATTTCGCTGCGCAAGGCACCCCATCGACGTGATCGCTGGTCAGAGCGGCGGGTGATCAGCCGGCACGACAGCCGCGCCTCTCGTGCACAGGGCATCGGGTGCTCCTCGCAGCGAAATAAAGGAGGAGGGCGAAGCCCGGGGGACATTCGCGGAGAGGAGTACCCGGTGGCCTGTGCACGCGCCCTGAACAACCGCGATCCAAAAATCAACGCTGCCCACTGGGCAGCAGCAGATGCTTCGCCCCGATGTGCGCCTCCATCTCGTGCATGTGCGCCTCGGCATCGACCATGTGCTCGGCCATCAGCCGGCGCACCTCGTCTGCATCCTCCCGGCGATAGGCCGCCAGCAGCTGCGTGTGATAGTCGACGTTGGCCTCGCCGAAGTGGTGATGATCCAGCGCCTTCTTGTAGACCACCAGGTCGCGCAGCAGGTCGTTGAGGAAGCGGCACATGAAGGACAGCACCGGATTGGGGCAGGCCTCGGCCAGCATGGTGTGAAACGCGAGCTCGGCCTCGCGTTGCGTGCGCAGCTCCTCCTCGTTGGTGGGCTCCAGCGTGCAGAGGCGCACGTTGGCTTCGAGCCGCTCGAAATGTTCGGGCGTCAGCTTGCCCACCACGCTCACGGCCAGCTCCGGCTCCAGCACCTTGCGCAGCTGGTAGATGTGGTGCCCGTCCAGGTGGTGGAAGTGCAGGAAATTGCGCAGCGGCTCCGACGCATGGTCGACCGACACCTGCTGCAGGTAGGCGCCGCCGCCGGGGCCGGTGCGGATGGAAACCAGCCCGCGCACCTCCAACGCCTTCAGCGCCTCGCGCACCGTGCTCTTCGAATAGCCGAAGAGCTCGATCAGTTCCTTCTCGTTCGGCAGCCGGTCGCCGGGCTGCTTGCGCTCGGCAACGATCCAGCGCTTGACGTCCTCGACGATGACGTCAGAGAGCTTCTGCCGTTTGGCACGGGTGTGTCCAAAGGTCATGGCGTCCTGCGTCGATTTCATGCGTAAAGGGTCATTTCGGGGTGATGAAGGGCTCTGAGCAGGTATCGGGCCCGGGCCTTCCCGGATTTTGGCACGGGCATTGCTAGCGGGTTTTTACCAGCATATTAATCCTATTTATCCGCTTAAATTCGTTGCCGACTTCAGGCAGCACCTTTCTCTTACCTCCCACCCACGTCCGGAGAATTCCATGCAACGCAGACACCTTCTTCAGCTCGCCGCCCTGTCGGCCGCTCCCGCTTCCCTGCTGGCCGGCCGCGCCGCCTTCGCCCAATCGGCCGATGCGATCCGCTTCGGCTGCCCGGTGCCGATGTCGGGCGCCTTCGCCGCCAACGGCAAGTTCGCCGACCTGGGCATGAAGCTGGCCATCGAGCAGTACGGCAGCGTGCTCAAGCGGCCCCTGGCCTACACGGTGCTCGACACCGAGGGCAAGCCGGCCACCGCGGTTCGCAAGGTGCAGGAAGCCTCGCAGCAGCAGGGCGCCAAGTTCTTCGCGGGCGGCATCCTGTCGTCGGAAGCGCTGGCCATGGGCAAGGAGGCCGAGAAGGCTGGCGGCATCTTCATCACCACCGCGGGTGCCGACGAGATCACGGGCAAGGACTGCAACCCCGCCACCTTCCGCTGGTCGGTGCCCACCTTCGGCGCCATCGAGCAGACGGTGCGCCCGCTGATCGCCTCGATGCCGAAGGCCAGGCGCTGGTACACCATCACGCCGCAGTATGTGTTCGGCGAAGGCCTCCTGGGCGCGGCGAAGAACATCTTCCAGGAGAAGGGCATCGAGCACGTGGGCAACAGCTACCACTCGCTCAACGAGAAGGAGTTCAGCGGCTATCTCACCAACGCCATGGCCGCGAAGCCCGACGTGCTGCTGCTGCTGAATTTCGGCGCGCAGTCGTCGGCCGCGCTGCGCCAGGCGGTGAGCTTCGGCATGCACAAGAACATGACGATCCTCATGGCCTGGGCCTCGGGCCTGGAGCAGTTCGACGAGCTGGGCGCCGACCTGTGCGATGGCGTCTACTTTGGCGCGCAATACTGGCACACGGCCGACACGACGCTCAACAAGGACCTGGTGAAGCTCACGGCCGACAAGCTCAAGATCGTGCCCAACTACAGCCTCGCGGGCTCGTATGTCTGCACCAAGATCCTGATCGACGGCATCGTGAAGGCGGGCACGGTGGACCAGAAGGCCGTCATCGCGGCGCTCGAAGGCATGAAGTACGAGGGGCTCACGGGCACGGAAGAAATCCGCAAGGCCGACCACCAGGTCGTCAAGGACTACTACCTGCTCAAGGGCAAGGCCAAGTCGAAGATGAAGAACGCGGCCGACTATGTGGACGTGGTGAGTTCGGGCAAGTCCTTCCTTGCCGTCGACAAGACCGGCTGCAAATTGGGCTAACCCCCAGGCTTGCCCACTGCGTGTGGCCTCCAACCCCCTTGCAGGGGGCAACACCTGCGGCCCGGCAAAGCCGGTTCCGCGGTGTTCCTGGAAGGGAGGAGGGCCGCGCCACCACTACTCACCCCTATGACCGTCTACCTGCTCCAGACCATCAACGGAATCGGCATCGGCATGCTGTATTTCCTGCTGGCCGTTGGCTTGTCCATCGTGTTCGGCCTGCTGCGCTTCGTGAATTTCGCGCACGGGGCCTTCTACCTGCTGGGCGCCTACCTGTGCTTCCAGGCCATGCAGTGGGGGCTCGACTTCTGGGCCGCGCTGGTGCTGGTGCCGCTGTTCGTGGGCGCGCTCGGCTGGCTGGCCGAGAAGCTGCTGCTGCGCCGCGTGTATGCCAAGGCGCACGAGTTCCACATTCTCGTGACCGTGGGGCTTGCGCTTGCGGTGCAGGAGATCGTCATCGTGTTCTGGGGGCCGCTCGGCAACAGCGTGGCGACGCCCGACCTGCTGCAGGGCGTGGTGATGTGGGGCAGCTTCATCTATCCCAAGTACCGGCTGTTCGTGATCGGCTTCACGGCCGTGCTGGCGGTGCTGCTGTGGTGGGTGCTCGAAGGCACGCGCCTGGGCAGCGCGGTGCGCGCGGGCAGCGAATCGACCGAGATGGTGTCGCTGCTCGGCATCAATGTGTTCCGCGTGTTCAGCCTGGTGTTTGCGCTGGGCGCGGCCACCGCGGCGCTGGCCGGTGTGCTGGCCGCGCCGATCCGCGGGGCGGAGCCTTTCATGGGTGTCGAGGCACTCGGCGTCGCTTTCGTGGTGGTGGTGATCGGCGGGCTCGGCAGCTTCGGCGGCGCGCTGGTCGGCGGCCTCTTGATCGGCATCGTGCAGAGCCTCATGAGCACCATCTGGCCGCCGGGCGCGAGCCTGATGATCTATATCGCGATGGCAGCCGTGCTGCTGCTGCGCCCGCATGGCCTGCTTGGCCGCAGAGGATGAACGTCGCCATGACCAAGAAAACCACGTTCCTGCTGGCGCTCGTCGTCGCACTGGGCCTGCCGCTGGTGCTGCGCTCGGGTTCGCTCGCGAGCGAAGTGCTCATCTACGCGCTCGCCGCCCTGGGCTGCAACCTGCTGCTGGGCTACACGGGGCTGCTGTCGTTCGGGCAGGGCATCTTCTTCGGGCTGGGCAGCTACACCATCGCGATCCTGCTCACGCGGTTTTCGCTGCCGATGCCGCTTGCCTTGCTTGCGGCCATCGCCATGGGCGCGCTCGGTGCGGCGGTGGTCGGCTGGGTCGCGATCCGCCAGCGCGGCACCTACTTCGTGATGCTCACGCTGGCCTTCGCGCAGATGTTCTATTTCGTGGCCTACACCGCTTCGGGGCTCACCGGCGGCGACAACGGGCTGCTCGATGTGCCGCGCCCCGCCTTCATGGACACGCCCTGGAAGTACTACGCCTTCGTGGCCGTGATGTTCCTCATCGCCTTCGGCCTGCTGCTGCGCGTGACCGATTCGGTGTTCGGCCGCACGCTGCTGGCCATTCGCGACAACGAGGACCGCGCCGCCGCGGTGGGCTACGACCTCAAGCGCTTCAAGCTGCTGGCCTTCGTGATCTCGGGCGCCGTCACCGGCCTGGCGGGCGGCCTGCACGCCATGATGACCGGCATCGCGCCGCTGTCGAATGCCGAATACCACACGAGCGAGATGATCCTGGTCATCACCGTGATCGGCGGCACCGGCAACCTGTTTGCCTCGGTGCTGGGCTCGGCCTTCTATGTGCTGCTGGCCGACTGGCTCTCCACGCTGTGGCCGCGGTGGCTGCTGTTGCTGGGGCTCCTGTTGATCGGCGTGAGCATCGGCATGCAGCGCGGCCTCTGGGGCCTGGGCGAAAGCGCATGGCGGCGCGTGTTCCGCAAGGCGCCGGCCGCCACCAGGGCGCCGGCCGTGCAAGGAGAACAGGCATGAGCGACATCCTCATCGAAGCCATCGGCGTCACCAAGCACTACGGCAAGTTCGCCGCGCTCGGCGGGGTCGACCTGAAGATCAAGCGCAACACCGTGCACTCGGTGATCGGCCCGAACGGCGCCGGCAAGACCACGCTGTTCCACATGCTCACGGGCACCGGCACCACCACGGGCGGCCGCATCCTGTTCGACGGCCACGACGTGACGCACGAGCCCGACCACAAGCGCGTGCAGCGCGGCATGGCGCGTTCGTTCCAGGTGACCAGCCTGTTCGCGAGTCTTCCGGTGCGCGAGAACCTGCGCGTGGCGGCGCAGGGCATCGCGCCGCGCCAGGCCATGAACTGCTGGCGCGCGCCGGTCGGCGAACGCGCTTGCGCGGAAACCGTGGCCGAGGTGCTGGAGCGCGTGGGCCTGCAGCGGCTGGCCGACGTGCCGGCGAGCGAGCTGTCGCACGGGCAGCAGCGCCGCCTGGAGGTGGGCATGGCGCTCGCCGCGAAGCCCAAGGCCATCTTCCTCGACGAACCGACCTCGGGCATGGGCATCGACGACCTCGACGACATGAAGCGGCTGATCCGCGGCCTGCGCGATGCGCACACCGTGGTGCTGATCGAGCACAACATGAACATCGTGATGGACATTTCCGACACCGTCACCGTGATGCAGCTGGGCCGCGTGCTGGCCGAGGGGCTGCCGGGCGACATCCGGTCCGATGCGCGCGTGCGCACGGCCTACCTGGGCAACATGATCACGGGCGGCAAGGCATGAGCGGGAAGAACATCCTCGAAGTCGAAGGACTGCACGCGCACTACGGCAAGAGCCACGTGCTGCAGGGCGTGTCGATGACGGTGGGCGAGGCCGAACTGGTCACGCTGCTGGGCCGCAACGGCGCGGGCAAGTCGACCACGCTCAAGAGCATTGCCGGAGCGGTCGTGCCCACCGGCGGCTGCGTGCGCTTCCAGGGCGCGGACATTGCGGGCCTGCCGCCGCACCGCATCGCCACGCGCGGCGTGTGCCTGGTGCCCGAGCACCGCGGCGTCTTCAAGCTGCTCACGGTCGAAGAAAACCTGCTGCTCGGCCAGCGCCGCGATTCGCCCTGGCAGCTGGGCGACATCTACCGCATCTTCCCGCGCCTGAAGGAGCGGCGCCGCAATGGCGGCGGCCAGCTCTCGGGCGGCGAGCAGCAGATGCTGGCCATCGGCCGCGCGCTCATGAACCATCCGCGGCTGCTGATCCTGGACGAGCCGGTCGAAGGGCTCGCGCCGGTCATCGTGGAGGAAATCGTCGCGCAACTGAAGACCATCAAGGCGGCCGGCGTGGCCATCCTGCTGGTCGAGCAGAACCTGGAAGTCTGCGTGCAGCTGGCCGACCGCCACTACATCCTGGAGCAGGGCGTGATCGTGCACGAGGCCGGCAACGCCGCCTTCATGGCCGACCACGATGTGAAAGACCGTTACCTGGGCGTGGGCCTTGCTTGAGGCTTCGCGCATTCCTTCTTCTTTTTGCAAAGCCATGAACTCACCCACCCAACTGCGCATCAACGGCGAGCGCCTCTGGAACTCGCTGATGGAACTGGCGAAGCTCGGCGCCACCGAGAAGGGCGGCGTCTGCCGCATCGCGCTGACCGATCTCGACCGCCAGGGCCGCGATCTCTTCACCCGCTGGGCGCGCGAAGCCGGCTGCGAGGTGCGCGTCGACCGGATCGGCAACATCTTTGCGCGCCGCGCCGGCCGCGACAACACGCGCCCGCCGGTAGTCACCGGCAGCCACATCGACACCCAGCCCACGGGCGGCAAGTTCGATGGCAACTATGGCGTGCTGGCCGGGCTTGAAGTGATCCGCAGCCTCAACGATGCCAGGGTCGTCACCGAGGCACCGCTGGAGATTGCCGTGTGGACCAACGAGGAGGGCTCGCGCTTCGTGCCCGTGATGATGGGCTCGGGCGTGTTCGCCGATGCCTTCACGCTCGAGCATGCGCTGGCGCAGCGCGACAACGACGGCATCAGCGTGGCGGAGGCGCTGGCTTCCATCGGCTATGCGGGCAGCGCGCCGGCCTCGGCCGCGGCGTCGCCCGTGGGTGCGTATTTCGAGGCGCACATCGAGCAGGGGCCGGTGCTCGAGGCCAACGAGCGCGTGATCGGCGTGGTCGAGGGCGCGCTCGGCCAGCGCTGGTACGACGTGGTGCTGCAGGGCATGGAAGCGCATGCCGGCCCCACGCCCATGGAGCTGCGCAAGGACGCGCTGCTCGCGGCCTCCGAACTGGTGATCGAGGTCAACCGCATCGCGCTGGCCCATGCGCCGCATGCGCGCGGCACCGTGGGCTGGATCGACAACTATCCGAATTCGCGCAACGTGATCCCGGGCCGCGTGAAGCTCAGCGTCGACCTGCGCGCGGCCGACGACGTGGTGCTGTCGGCCATGGACGCCGAGCTGAAGGAGGCGGTGCAGCGCATCGCCGCCAAGGGCAAGGTCGAGGCCACGGTGGAGCAGGTCGTCTACTTCCCCCCGCAGCCTTTCACGCCCGCGCTGGTGTCGGCCATTCGAGAGGCCGCGCAGGCGCAGGGCATGACCTGGATGAACGTGATCAGCGGCGCGGGCCACGATGCGGTCTACCTCGCGCGCGTGTGTCCCACGGCCATGATCTTCGTGCCCTGCCTCGATGGCATCAGCCACAACGAGATCGAGGATGCGCAGCCCGGCCATCTCGAGGCCGGCTGCAATGTGCTGCTGCAGGCGATGCTGCAAAGCGCGGGAGTCGCGTCGTCATGAAGGTGCTGATTGCGCGGCTCAACCACGAGACCAACACCTTCTCGCCGGTGCCCACGCCGCTCGCGGCCTTCGGCCCTGACGGCCCGACGTTCGGCGAGCAGGCCTATCGCGACAACAAGGGCATGCGCACCGCGATGTCCGCCTTCATCGACCTGGCCGAGCAGGCCGGCGCGACGCTGGTCACGCCGGTGTCGGCCTCGGCCAATCCGAGCGGGCCGGTCGATGCCGGGGCCTACACCACGCTCACGCAGTGCATCGTCGATTCGGCGCCGGGCTGCGACGCCATCCTGCTCGACCTGCACGGCGCGATGGTGGCGCAGAACAGCGCCGACGGCGAAGGCGACCTGCTGCTGCGGCTGCGCGCCGCGGCACCCGGCGTGCCCATTGGCGTGGCGCTCGACCTGCATGCCAACGTCACGCCCGCGATGGTCGGCAATGCCGATGTGATCGTCGGCTTCAAGACTTATCCGCACGTCGATATGTACGAAACCGGCGAGCATGCCGGCCGCCTGCTGTTCGACCTGCTCGCGGGGCGCAGCAGGCCGGCGATGCGCTGGCACCCGCTGCCGCTGATGGCGCACACGCTGCGCAGCGCCTCGTTCACCGGCGCGATGCAGCGCGCCATCGAGGCGGCGCGCGCGGCCGAAGCATCGGAGTCGCTTGCGGCGTCGATCTTTGCCGGCTTCTCGCTGTCGGACATCGAGGCACCCTGCATGAGCGTGGTGGTGGTCGATGCCGAATCGCCCGAGCGCGCGCAGGCCACGGCCGACCGGATCGCCAGGCAGATGTGGGACGAGCGCGAGGCGTTCATCTACCGCAGCGAGCCGCTGGCCGAGTCGATCGCGCGGGCCAAGGCCATCGCCGGCGGCGCGACGCGCCCGGTGCTGCTGCTCGACCATGGCGACAACTGCATGTCGGGCGGCAGCTGCGACACCATGGACGTGCTGCAGGAGGCGCTGGCGCAGGGGCTCGACGGCATCGGCGTGGGGCCGCTGTGCGACCCCGAGGCGGTGGCCGCGCTGGTTGCGGCGGGCGAGGGCGCCAAGGTGACAGTGGCGCTCGGCAACAAGGTGTCGCTGGCAGGCATCGGCCTGTCGAAGAAGCCCGTGACGCTGACCGGCACGGTTCGCACCATCGGCAACGGCGAATACGTGATCACCGGCCCCACCTACACCGGCCAGCGCAGCAGCATGGGCCGCACGGTGCTGTTCGACATCGGGCCGGCGCGCATCGTGGTGACCGAGCGCACGCAGGAGCCCTGGGACATCGGCGTGTTCGAATGCGCGGGGCTCGATCCGCGCAAGGAACGTTTTTTGCTGCTCAAGTCGCGCATGTACTGCCGGCCGGTGTTCGAGCCGCTTTCCGCCGCGCTAATCGAGTGCGACAGCCCGGGCGTGACCAGTTCGGACTACGGCCTGTTCCCGTTTTCCCGGGTCCGCAGGCCGGTGTTTCCACTCGACGCGATCTGAGCCGAAGGTGGCGGGCCTACCTATGCAAGAAATTGCATAGGTAATTGGAGGTACACCCCGATACTCCGGCGCTTCGACCCATGAAGCCCACCGCGTGAACACCTTTGCCCAGAGCGCCGTCGCGGCCTGGCAGCTGCTCGTGTCCGGCGATCCGGTGCTGCTGGCCATCGTCGGCCGTTCGCTCGCGGTCAGCGCCAGCGCCTGCGTGCTGGCCTGCGGGCTGGGCCTGCTGCTGGGCGCCTGGCTGGGCGTGGCGCGCTTTCGCGGCCGCGCCGGCCTGCTCACGCTGCTGAACACCCTGCTGGCGCTGCCGTCGGTGGTGGTCGGGCTGGTCATCTACCTGCTGCTGTCGCGCTCGGGCCCGCTCGGCTTCCTGGGCTGGCTGTTTTCGTTCAAGGCCATGGTGCTGGCGCAGACGGTGCTGGTGCTGCCGGTGGTGACGGCGCTCACGCGCCAGGCCATCGAGGATGCCGAGCGCGCGCATGGCGAGCAGCTGAGCTCGCTCGGCGCCAAGCCTCTGGTGCGGGCGCTGCTGCTGGTTTGGGACGAGCGCTACGCACTGCTCACGGTGCTGATCGCCGCCTTCGGCCGCGCGGTATCGGAAGTGGGCGCGGTGATGGTGGTGGGCGGCAACATCGACGGCTTCACGCGCGTGATGACCACCGCCATCGCGCTCGAAACCAGCAAGGGCGACCTGCCGCTGGCGCTGGCGCTGGGCATCGTGCTGCTGGGCGTGGTGCTGGTGCTGAACCTTGCGATTGCCGCCGTGCGCGGCTGGCGCGAACGGGTCGACGGCGGGGGCGGCGCAGGCGGCATGGCGGCCTGGTGGCGGCCGGAGGCGCGCCCGTGAACGAACACGCGCAGCTCGCGAGCGTGGATGCCACCGTCTTCGCGCTCTATGGCGTCGACGTTCGCCTGGGGCGGGTGGCGGCGCTGCAGGGCGCGACGCTGACCATCGCGGCCGGCGAGCGCGTGGCGCTCATCGGCGCCAACGGCAGCGGCAAGACCACGCTGCTGCGGCTGCTGCACGGCCTGGTGCCGCATGCGGCAGGGAGCTTCACCAGCGCCGCGCCGCGCCGGCAGCAGGCCATGCTGTTCCAGCGCCCGCACATGCTGCGCGCCTCGGTGACGGTCAATGTGGCCCTGGCGCTGTGGCTGCGCGGCATGCGTTGGCGCGATGCCCGCCGCGCCGCCATTCCGGCGCTGGCGCGCGTTGGCCTGGAAGACCTGGCCGAGCGCAACGCCCGTGCCCTCTCGGGCGGCCAGCAGCAGCGCGTGGCGCTGGCGCGCGCCTGGGCGCTGCATCCGGCGGTGCTGCTGCTCGACGAGCCCACGGCCAGCCTCGATCCCACCGCCAAGCGCGAGGTCGAGGCGTTGATCGCCGAAGCCGCCGCCGGCCGCACGCTGGTGTTTGCGAGCCACAACCTCGGGCAGGTCAAGCGGCTCGCGAGCCGCGTGGTCTATCTCGAGCACGGCCGCGTGCTGGCCGACCTGCCCGTCCACGATTTCTTCCATGGGCCCCTGCCGGAGGAGGCCCGCCTGTTCGTCAAAGGAGAGTTGGCATGAACCTGTTTCTCAAGCAGCACCGCGCAAGCACGGGCATTCGCGCCTCGCTGGCCGTGGCCGTTTTCTTCCTGGCCGCGGGTGCCGCGCGCGCCGAGACCATCACCATGGCCTCGACCACGTCCACCGAGCAATCGGGCCTGTTCTCGCACCTGCTGCCGGAATTCAAGAAAGCGAGCGACATCGACGTCAAGGTGGTGGCGGTGGGCACCGGCCAGGCCATCGACATGGCCAAGCGCGGCGATGCCGACGTGCTGTTCGTGCACGACACCGCGGCCGAGGAGAAGTTCGTGGCCGAGGGCTTCAGCGCCAAACGCTACCCCGTGATGTACAACGACTTCGTGCTGGTGGGCCCGCAGGCCGACCCGGTGGGCGCGAAGGGCGGCGACATCGTCGCCGCGCTGAAGAAGATCGCGGCCGCCAACGCGCCTTTCGTGTCGCGCGGCGACAAGAGCGGCACCGACGCGGCCGAGCGCCGCCTCTGGACGCAGACCGGCGTGGCCGAGGCGGGGCAGCCGGTGCCCAACGAGCGCAAGGGCACGGGCTACAAGGAATGCGGCTGCGGCATGGGGCCGGCGCTGAACATCGCGGCCTCGTCGGGCGCCTACGTGCTGGCCGACCGCGGCACCTGGCTCAGCTTCAAGAACCGCGCTGGCCTGGCAGTGCTGGTCGAGGGCGACAAGCGGTTGTTCAACCAATATGGCGTGATGGTCGTGAGCCCGGCGAAATTTCCCTCGCTCAACAGCAAGGGTGCGCAGAAGTTCGTCGACTGGGTGATCTCGCCGGCCGGGCAGCAGACCATCGCGGCCTACAAGATCGGCGGCGAGCAGCTGTTCTTTCCCAACGCATCGGCGAACTGAGGCCATGACCTGCGAGGTCATCGACGCCGCGCGCGCCCGGCGCGACCATTCCTTCACCCCGCGATGTTGCGGGTCGAATCCTCGAAAGGAAATGGTCATCATGAACACCGCCGCACACGACGCCGCCGCCATTGCCCAACGCTACATCGCGGCCTGGAACGAAACCGATGCCGCGCGCCGCGCCCAGCTGATCGAAGCCGCCTGGACGGCCGATGCGCACTACGCCGACCCGCTGGCGCAGGCCAGCGGCCGCGACCAGATCGGCGCGCTGATCGGGGCCGTGCAGCAGCGCTATCCGGGTTTCCGCTTCAACCTGTTCGGTACGCCCGAGGCGCACGGCGACAACCTGCGCTTCTCGTGGACCCTGGGCCCGAGCGGCGCCGAAGACCTGATCCAGGGCACCGACTTCGCCCGGCTCGATGCCGGCAGGCTGCAGTCGGTGACTGGCTTCCTCGACAAGGTGCCGGTCGGGGCCTGAACGGGCTTCAGTCCGCGGAGCCGGAAGCACGGCCGCGCCACAGCTTGCGGTAGACCGTGGCGCGGCTGATGCCCAGCGTACGCGCGGCCTCGGCCACGTTGCCGCGGGCGTCGGCCACGGCCTTGCGGATCAGGGCAGCCTCGACGTCGCGCAGCCGCGGCCGGGCTTCGGCCACCGCGACGGCCGGACTCTTGCCGCCGCGCTGGGGCCGGACCTGCACGCGCAGGCCGGACCACAGCGGCACCTCGAGCACGGCGTCGCCGCGGCGGGCCGCATCGAACAGCATGTCCAGCGGCGTTGCGAACAGGTCGTTGCAGTGCAGCGCGTGCTGGGCGCGCGCCAGCGGCTGGTGCAGCATCTGGCGCGCCGCGGCATTGGCGCCCGCAACGGTGCCGTCGGCGTCGATGCACAGCAGCCCGTCGGTGGCTTCGCCGCGCGGGCAGCCCGGCCACGAGAGATGCAGCCGCAGCTCGCAGGGCTGGTTCAGCACCAGCATGTTCTCGATGCTGCGTGCAGACAGCGTGGCCAGGTGCCGCAGCTCCGGCCGCTCCACCGCCTGCACGCCGGTCAGGTCGAGCATGCCGATGCAGTTGCCCCGCGGGCCGAACAGCGGCGCCCCGGCGCAGCTGTAGATGCTGGTGTCCTCGAAGAAGTGCTCGCCGCGGTGCAGCCACACCGATTCCTGCTCGGCCAGCGCGGTGCTGATCGCGCTGGTGCCGACCGCGCGCTCCGACAGGTCGACGCCCACGCGCGCGATGTTTCGGGCGTAGCGGCTGTCGGTGTCGGTGCCGTCGGGCAGCGGGCCCACGTCGACCACGATGCCGTCGGCATCGGTCAGGACGGCGAAGTAGCGCGTGTCGGCAATGGCGCGCGACAGCCGCTCGATCACCGGCCGGGCCGCCAGGACCAGCGCGCGGTTGCGCTCGGACGCCTCGCGCTCGGCCGACCTGGCCACCGGTTCGAAGCTGATCCGCTGCTGCGGCTGCCGCCCCGCCTGCAGGCAGCGCTCCCAGGAACGCAGGATCCATGGCTCGATGCGCGCCGCGCCCCGCGAGCGGGGGGCTTCGCCGTGGATCAGCTCCCGTCGGGCCTGCGCAATGGCGGCGGAACGTTCGGGCAGGGGCGCAACGATGGAGGCGGACATCGGGTCGGTTCGCTCGGGTGGGGCGGTTTTTTCAGACTTGCCGGGGCCGCAAGTTGTTTCATTTTGAGAATTTCGTACGCGCTGCGCAAGCGTCGAGGGTTTTGCCTAGGATAGTGCACGGGGCCGGCATCCAAGATGCCTTTCGCTGAACCAGCCATCACCTTCAACGGAGACAGCCAAATGCAGGTAGCTTTCACGGTCAACGGCCGACCGGCCACGGTCGACGCACCCCCCAATACCTTCCTGGTGCACGCCATCCGCGAGCATCTCCACCTGACCGGCACCCATGTCGGCTGCGACACCGCCCAGTGCGGCGCATGCACCGTCCACATGAACGGGCGCGCGGTGAAGTCGTGCAACATCCTGGTCGGGCAGGCCGCCGGCGCGCAGATCACCACCATCGAGGGCATCGCCCAGCCCGACGGCACCATGCACCCCATGCAGGCGGCTTTCAAGGAATGCCATGGCCTGCAGTGCGGTTTCTGCACCCCGGGCATGGTCATGAGCGCCATCGACCTGTGCACCCACCATCCCAAGTCGAGCGAATCGGAGATCCGCGAACTGCTCGACGGCAACCTGTGCCGCTGCACGGGCTACCAGAACATCGTGAAGGCCGTGCAGATGGGCGGCGAGGCCATGGC from Variovorax sp. V93 includes the following:
- a CDS encoding FadR/GntR family transcriptional regulator yields the protein MKSTQDAMTFGHTRAKRQKLSDVIVEDVKRWIVAERKQPGDRLPNEKELIELFGYSKSTVREALKALEVRGLVSIRTGPGGGAYLQQVSVDHASEPLRNFLHFHHLDGHHIYQLRKVLEPELAVSVVGKLTPEHFERLEANVRLCTLEPTNEEELRTQREAELAFHTMLAEACPNPVLSFMCRFLNDLLRDLVVYKKALDHHHFGEANVDYHTQLLAAYRREDADEVRRLMAEHMVDAEAHMHEMEAHIGAKHLLLPSGQR
- a CDS encoding ABC transporter substrate-binding protein; this encodes MQRRHLLQLAALSAAPASLLAGRAAFAQSADAIRFGCPVPMSGAFAANGKFADLGMKLAIEQYGSVLKRPLAYTVLDTEGKPATAVRKVQEASQQQGAKFFAGGILSSEALAMGKEAEKAGGIFITTAGADEITGKDCNPATFRWSVPTFGAIEQTVRPLIASMPKARRWYTITPQYVFGEGLLGAAKNIFQEKGIEHVGNSYHSLNEKEFSGYLTNAMAAKPDVLLLLNFGAQSSAALRQAVSFGMHKNMTILMAWASGLEQFDELGADLCDGVYFGAQYWHTADTTLNKDLVKLTADKLKIVPNYSLAGSYVCTKILIDGIVKAGTVDQKAVIAALEGMKYEGLTGTEEIRKADHQVVKDYYLLKGKAKSKMKNAADYVDVVSSGKSFLAVDKTGCKLG
- a CDS encoding branched-chain amino acid ABC transporter permease, which produces MTVYLLQTINGIGIGMLYFLLAVGLSIVFGLLRFVNFAHGAFYLLGAYLCFQAMQWGLDFWAALVLVPLFVGALGWLAEKLLLRRVYAKAHEFHILVTVGLALAVQEIVIVFWGPLGNSVATPDLLQGVVMWGSFIYPKYRLFVIGFTAVLAVLLWWVLEGTRLGSAVRAGSESTEMVSLLGINVFRVFSLVFALGAATAALAGVLAAPIRGAEPFMGVEALGVAFVVVVIGGLGSFGGALVGGLLIGIVQSLMSTIWPPGASLMIYIAMAAVLLLRPHGLLGRRG
- a CDS encoding branched-chain amino acid ABC transporter permease, which translates into the protein MTKKTTFLLALVVALGLPLVLRSGSLASEVLIYALAALGCNLLLGYTGLLSFGQGIFFGLGSYTIAILLTRFSLPMPLALLAAIAMGALGAAVVGWVAIRQRGTYFVMLTLAFAQMFYFVAYTASGLTGGDNGLLDVPRPAFMDTPWKYYAFVAVMFLIAFGLLLRVTDSVFGRTLLAIRDNEDRAAAVGYDLKRFKLLAFVISGAVTGLAGGLHAMMTGIAPLSNAEYHTSEMILVITVIGGTGNLFASVLGSAFYVLLADWLSTLWPRWLLLLGLLLIGVSIGMQRGLWGLGESAWRRVFRKAPAATRAPAVQGEQA
- a CDS encoding ABC transporter ATP-binding protein produces the protein MSDILIEAIGVTKHYGKFAALGGVDLKIKRNTVHSVIGPNGAGKTTLFHMLTGTGTTTGGRILFDGHDVTHEPDHKRVQRGMARSFQVTSLFASLPVRENLRVAAQGIAPRQAMNCWRAPVGERACAETVAEVLERVGLQRLADVPASELSHGQQRRLEVGMALAAKPKAIFLDEPTSGMGIDDLDDMKRLIRGLRDAHTVVLIEHNMNIVMDISDTVTVMQLGRVLAEGLPGDIRSDARVRTAYLGNMITGGKA
- a CDS encoding ABC transporter ATP-binding protein yields the protein MSGKNILEVEGLHAHYGKSHVLQGVSMTVGEAELVTLLGRNGAGKSTTLKSIAGAVVPTGGCVRFQGADIAGLPPHRIATRGVCLVPEHRGVFKLLTVEENLLLGQRRDSPWQLGDIYRIFPRLKERRRNGGGQLSGGEQQMLAIGRALMNHPRLLILDEPVEGLAPVIVEEIVAQLKTIKAAGVAILLVEQNLEVCVQLADRHYILEQGVIVHEAGNAAFMADHDVKDRYLGVGLA